In Sphingobacterium sp. R2, the genomic stretch AACCGGTCTTTTTCTTTTATATACAACGCCCTCTATTACAAAAAGACAGTTACTATCGGCATATATTTTGGACTGTGCATTCCTTTTGGACTGTGCATTCCTTAAGTATATTCCCCCGCTATGCGAAGAACTTATTATTATATCTTAGTCCTAAATCGATGATCTAACTTTCAAATAAAATGGAACCTCAACACGGTCTTTGGATTTTTTTATGATCAATTCGGCTGCTAAACGCCCCATCATTTCAAAATCAGTTGATATGGTTGTAATACCATTGAGGATAAATTTTTTCAATGGTGTTTCATTGTAGGATATCACGCCAACGTCTTTCCCGATGACCAATTTCTTTTGTATTACTTTGTTCAATAATTTCACCAGATCATCTTCGATAATATTAATATAGCACGTTCCCTTCTCTACCTTCTCTTCATCGATATCAGAGACTAATTCATGTTCAAAAGCATATTGCTGGCAAAATTTATAAAACCCTTTGATAATAGCCTTTGGAAAATCACTGTAGTCCGGAAAGACCAGTTTTATGCTTTTGTATTTACTCAATACTTCATTAGCTTCCTCTAAGGCGGAGTAAATATCCTGTTCATAGTTCTCATAAACAGCCGGAAAATCGCCAGGTACATCTTCGATAAATTTGCCCAATAGCATTAGCTTTTCTGAAGGGATTTTCCGGATAATATCAGGGGCCTTATCTCGGCCTTCTTTAAAATGTGGAAATAGGACATAATGGTCATAAGTTTTCGTTAGACTCCCTAAAAGTGTATTTAAATACGATAGATCTGAATTATAAACAAACAAATCCAAATTCGCATAGTCACTTAATTCCTTTGCAAAGGAATCATACACAATTTTTTTATGCGCACTGAGTTTATTCAGAAAGATTGCAATCTTAAGTTTCGATTGTACATCTGTTTTATGCACATAATAGCCCTTACCGGGGTTCGAAGCAATAATCTCATTTTTCTTCAGGTATCGGTAAGCCTTTTCAACGGTATCACGTGATATTTCTAAATAGGCACTTAACTCATTAATGGAAGGCAACATATCATCTCGGACCAATATTTCGTTTCTTACGGCATCGGTGATGGTATTTGCCAATTGCAAATACTTTGGAGTAGCAGAGAAATCACTAATTTCTAAAGTTTTTAAAAATTGATTTACAGAATTGGTCATTGTTAGATTTTAAGAATTATAAAATTAACGATTTGTTCATAACTTTTTAAAAAAAACTTAAAAACCACCGTTTTCAAAGATCTTTTACGATGCAGCTCATGACAAAAATCTACTGCCTTCGAATCATATAAACATCCCCTTATTTTAACAGTGAATTTTTTAACAATTGAAATCGTTATATATTGAGCCGCTTAAAATGTAACTGAAGTTTAATTTAAAGGATATTGAACGAACCAATGATTTCTATCCAGCAAATATTGGCGAATTTGGTTCGTTTGGCCTTCGGAGTACTTCTTCGCGACGATATCGGCTAAAATTGTAGGATCGTTCCAACGATCGGCAATGCGCATCATCGCAAAATAAGCCTTTGCTTCGCCCGCACTTTCCATCAGGGTCTCTTCAACAACTAATTTATCTATTGCTTTCTTATAAGCATCAACTTTTTCTGTTGTTGATAAATCATCTCTGCTGACACCTTCAGGGTGCACGGGTGCGAGATTGACCCGACGTCTAATTCCCCAATTTCTGGCAAGGCTAACATTCATCGCCGCATTGTCAAAAGGATATTTTAAATTGCCTGCGTTTCGCGAAAGATACAACTCTACACCATCATTCAACAATGCCTCCGCCTGATCAAACATGCCCAAGTTATTGAGTGCTTCTATCATAAAAAAGTGTACATCAGCATCTCGGTATATGACAATATGGACATTATTTTTATAGATTTCTGAAGCACTCTCCCGATCTCTCGAAAATTTGCGGATCACCCAAGCTCCGTTCTGTAAAAAGTAGGTGTAATTCTCTCCCCGATATTGATCACCCAAGGTATGCCCATCATATCGAATTTGTTCTTGGTACCTACGCATAGCGGCAGCCGTCGGCTTTAAATAATATAAGGAAGGACTTTGATTCGAGAAATAATGCATCAAGCGATTTGTCTGGTTTCGTTCAAAATCATAGGGTACAATATTCATCAATACTCTTGTCCGTGTTATTGGATCCCTCGTAAATACCTGAACCCACTCCCCATTATAATCGTCATTACTGACTTTAAACTTATTACTACCATTGTCGTAGATAAAGCGAATACCTATATCGACCACTTTTGTATATTGCTTCGTCCACAGATACAGCTCCATTAATAATGGTTCAGGCGATGGACAAATCATATTCCAAGTGAGATCTTG encodes the following:
- a CDS encoding GntR family transcriptional regulator, which codes for MTNSVNQFLKTLEISDFSATPKYLQLANTITDAVRNEILVRDDMLPSINELSAYLEISRDTVEKAYRYLKKNEIIASNPGKGYYVHKTDVQSKLKIAIFLNKLSAHKKIVYDSFAKELSDYANLDLFVYNSDLSYLNTLLGSLTKTYDHYVLFPHFKEGRDKAPDIIRKIPSEKLMLLGKFIEDVPGDFPAVYENYEQDIYSALEEANEVLSKYKSIKLVFPDYSDFPKAIIKGFYKFCQQYAFEHELVSDIDEEKVEKGTCYINIIEDDLVKLLNKVIQKKLVIGKDVGVISYNETPLKKFILNGITTISTDFEMMGRLAAELIIKKSKDRVEVPFYLKVRSSI
- a CDS encoding RagB/SusD family nutrient uptake outer membrane protein, giving the protein MKSYYIHYSIVVVCLVLTSCSKYFEVNTNDVLTEKDYGQETNELYSGYMGVAAKMQALADQTVFLSDLRTDLLEPTANAPQDLWDLYNYKEQKGNTFANPRTYYDLIVNANAYLEKIRSYRKANPKALEDEHYNALISGTIRFKVWTYLTLGKLYGKVAYFDDSKIDLDNLSSIPVISLNELLPKLVSLMEIGVDGVDGKYVANWGNILFPGVATNQQDLTWNMICPSPEPLLMELYLWTKQYTKVVDIGIRFIYDNGSNKFKVSNDDYNGEWVQVFTRDPITRTRVLMNIVPYDFERNQTNRLMHYFSNQSPSLYYLKPTAAAMRRYQEQIRYDGHTLGDQYRGENYTYFLQNGAWVIRKFSRDRESASEIYKNNVHIVIYRDADVHFFMIEALNNLGMFDQAEALLNDGVELYLSRNAGNLKYPFDNAAMNVSLARNWGIRRRVNLAPVHPEGVSRDDLSTTEKVDAYKKAIDKLVVEETLMESAGEAKAYFAMMRIADRWNDPTILADIVAKKYSEGQTNQIRQYLLDRNHWFVQYPLN